In Jannaschia sp. W003, the genomic stretch GGTAGCCTCGATCATCGCGATGCCGTCCGCATCGATGCGCGCCGCCGCGAGGCGCCCCGAGAACCACGCGCCGGTGTCCACGGCGATGCGCCCCCTCTCGACGCGCGGGGCGTCGACCACGGTGTGGCCGTGCACCACCCAGACGCCGTCACCGCGCGGCGCGGCCTCGAAGCGGGGGTGCCCCCAGATCAGGGTCTCGGCGGGCTGCGCCTCTGGGGGCGCGGCGGGGTCGGCGCCGGCATGGACGCAGACCAGGTCGCCCGAGCGCCACAGCGCCGGCAGCGCCGCGAGCCAAGCCGCCTCGCCGGCGGGCATCGCCGCGCGCAGGGCTTCGGCGGCGCGGCGCAGGACGGCGGGGCCCGAGTCCTCGGCGGCCCCCAAGACGCCGTAGCTCGCCAGGGTCTGCACGCCGCCGTGGCGCAGCCAGCGCCGGCCGCGCTGCACCGGGTCCTCCAGGAAGTCGAGCATCATCCGCTCGTGGTTGCCCATCAGCGCCACGACCCGGCCGGGCTCGGCGCGCTGCAGGCCGCGCAGGCGCGACACCACCGCGGCGGCGCGCTCGCCGCGGTCCACGTAGTCGCCGAGGAAGATCAGCGCCGCATCGGCGCGCCTGCCTTCGTCGACGTCGGCGGCGATCCGGTCGAGCATCAGCTCCAGCAGGTCGGCGCGCCCGTGAAGGTCGCCTACGGCGTAGACGCACCGGTCCGGCACGGGCGTGCCGTCGCGGAACGCCGGGGGGCGGGCGTCGCGGCCGCGAAGGAGACGGCGGAGGAACATTACACATGATCCTTCTTCGGCGGGCTGAAGCCAGAGAGCGGGATCTGGAGACCCTCGGAGCGCTCGCGCCCTTACCACGGTAAACGTGGCGACGGCACTACCCCGTGATAGCCATTCCGGGGGAGGAATGGCCCTTCCAACAGATATTGGAACAAAACGAGAAACGTTTCGCATGCGAAACGTTTCTCGTTTTGTTCTGCTCTCCGAACCATGCCTACCTTCGTACCCCGGCTAGAGAAATGGTGTCGGAAGAGTGAAGTGTGGGGCGGCCTTATCCGCGAATTAATCTACTGCGTCCCCACGTTCGACAGAGCGGTGGAGGGGGGCACGGCGGATGGACTGTTAGAAACAAACGTGCTCTTCGCGAACGCTGGAAGAGGCACTTACCGCGTCTGCGGTACGTTGCGCACGAGCTTGTTCCGTCGGGCGATGGGGTCGATCAAGGCCGACGACCGCGTGGCCCTGCGCGGCGTCGAGGTCGTGCTGGCCGCGTCGCCGGACCCGATCGCGCTGCTCCACGTAGCGGCGCCGGGCGGCGCCGTGCGGATGGGCGGGTGCACGATGCTGTCCGAAGGCCCCACGTGCACCGTCGTTCTGGCCGATCCCGGGCCGTGGGGCGCGGGCGGGACGGGCATCGTGCCGACCTTCGCGAGCGAGGGCGGCAATCTCTGCGGCGCGGGGATCGAGGGTCCGGCGCAGCACGCGAACCCGGCCGTGGCGCCGATGGACATGGACGCCTTCCTCGGCCTTACCGACGCGGAGGGGCGCGACCTGGCCGGGTTCTGAGGGGCGGGGGGAGGGGGCTTAGGCCTCCTCCCCGATTCCCTTTCGCCCGACGAATGCGGCGCGTTCGAAGCCTGCGGCTTCGGCGTCGCGGGGGCTGTAGACGTTTCGCAGGTCGGCGAGGCGGGGGGTTCGCATGGCGCGGGCGATGCGGGCGAGGTCGAGGGCGCGGAACTCGTTCCACTCGGTGAGGATCACCACGAGGTCGGCCTCCGCGGCGGCCTCGTAGGGGTCCTCGTGCCAGGTGGCGCCGGGCAGCAGCGCCTCGCCCTCGCGGCGGCCCTGGGGGTCGACCACGCGCACGCTGGCGCCCCCCCCCACCAGCGCGGGCACCACCGTGAGCGAGGGCGCGTCGCGCATGTCGTCGGTGTTGGGCTTGAACGTCACCCCCAGCACCGCCACCGCGCGGCCGTTGAACGAGCCGTCGAGCAGGTCGCGCAGCTTCTCGACCATGCGGTGCTTGGTGGCCTCGTTCACGGCCATCACGGTCTCGGTGATGCGCATCGGCACGCCGTGCTCCTGGCCGATCCGCGCCAGGGCCGAGGTGTCCTTGGGAAAGCACGAGCCGCCGTAGCCGGGGCCGGCGTGGAGGAACTTGTTGCCGATGCGCCCGTCGAGCCCGATGCCGCGGCTGACCTGCTTGATGTCGGCGCCGGCGCGCTCGCACAGGGCCGCGATCTCGTTCACGAAGGTGATCTTGGCGGCCAGGAAGGCGTTCGCGGCGTACTTGATCATCTCGGCCGACTCGAGGTCGGTGACCATGACCGGAAAGTCGCGCAGGTAGAGGGGCCGGTAGATCGCCTGCATCACCCCGGCGGCGCGCTCGGACTCCACGCCCACCACCACGCGGTCGGGGCGCATGAAGTCGTCGATGGCCGCGCCCTCGCGCAGGAACTCGGGGTTCGAGGCCACGTCGAAGGCCGCCTCCGGCGCGGCCTCGCGCATCCACGCCGCCACCCGGCGGTTGGTGCCCACGGGCACGGTCGACTTCGTGACCACCACCGCGTAGCCCGTGAGCGCCCCGGCCACGGCGCGCGCGGCCGCCTCCACGAAGCGCAGGTCGGCGTGGCCGTCGCCCCGGCGCGTGGGCGTGCCCACGGCGATGAACACCGCCTCGGCCCCCGCCACGGCGGCCGCGAGGTCGGTGGTGAAGCTCAGCCGGCCCGCCTCGACGTTGCGCGCCATGAGCGCCTCGAGACCCGGCTCGAAGATCGGAACCGCGCCGCCCCGCAGACGCGCGATCTTCTCCTCGGAGGTGTCCACGCACACCACCTCGTGCCCGAAGTCCGAGAAACACACCCCCGACACCAGACCCACATACCCCGTCCCGATCATCGCTATCCGCATGGCGATCCCCCCGTTTGTGCCGGCGCGGAGCTAGCGCGAATCTTTGGGAAGGACGACCATCTTTCTGTAATGGCGAGCTGCCCCAATCGAGTGGTCCGAGTCGATCGTTAGCGTTTCGTTAAGCGCCGGTCGACAGGCACAATGCCCTCCGTCGCCGGTGGCCTGCAGCTCAGGGCGTCGTGGGCCCGGACGGTATTGTAGTAACAGCACCATCGCTCGACGAGGAGCTGCGAGTCGCGGAGCGAGTAGAAGACCTCCCCGTCAAGCCGCTCGTCGCGGAAGCAGGCGTTGGAGCGCCCGCAGTTGCCGTCCTCCCAATGGGGCCCGGCTCGATATGGGCGGTCTTCGCGCCCACGGCTTCGATCCAGTCACGGACTTTCGACGTGGCAAATCCGGGGCCATTGTCGGACGTGATGAACTCGGGCGGACCGCGCCCGACTGCCGTCGGCCTTGCAGCACCTCCACTCGGCGCAGCTTCAAGACGATGTCCCCGGGCTTCTCTCGCTTCCCAGCCATTCCCTGCCCCCACGATGAGATCATTCCGTCCCCGTGAACGGACCACTTCGGTGGAGGCATTCCACGCTTGGACGATGTGGCGCGTCGACTTCATCGGCAAAAGCGCGTCGCTGTCGCAGATGTCCCACGTACGCTGAGGCGCGAAAGATCCCGTTAGAGTGCCAGCTTTTCGACCCGATCGCCAAGTCGCCTTGGTCGAGCCGGATCATGGGTGCCAATTGGGCGCGTGCGGGTTGGTAGCGGAGGTGGCCGTCCATCCGCTCGTGCTGGCCGCGATCAACCAGCAGCGGGTGCGCTCGGATGCCTGTGACGTCCGTCTCGCCGCACAAATGTCCAGCATGGGTGCGTCAATGCTCCGCGGTGGGGCGGATCGCGCCGAAGGGAGTATCTCGATCTGGTAGCCGTCGCGCATGACGGTGCCGTTCTTCCGGTTTGGCGGTGTCCTCGCAGTGGCAGTGGCGGCTCGCAGCTCGGCGGGCCGTCGTGATCGCGGGGTGGTGCGGGCCTTCAAGCGTTCCGACGCGTCGTGGGGCCGTCGATGAACTTCTGGAACCACAGCTCCATGTTGAGGATCATCCACAGTCGCGACGTGTGGTTGCGCTCCTCGTCAAGATGCTCGCGCAGCAGCGCGTTGACGAAACTCTGCCGGAATAGCCCGCGTTCACGGAAGGCCTGCGACCGCAGGACATCCTCGAACAACTGGCGGGTCCGGCTGGTGCGCATCCATTCGCCGATGGGCACGCCGAACCCCCGGTTCTCGCCGTAAAGGGTGTTCGCGGGCAGGTACGGCTCGAGAGCGTGCTTGAGCATGGCCTTCAGGCCGCGCCGCCCATCCGATCCGCGCAGGCGGGCCTCGACGCCGAGCGACGTCATCGCGTCCGAATAGACGTGGTCGATGAACGGGGAGCGCGCCTCCGTCCCGCCCAGCGCCGCAGCCACGTCGACCTTCACGAGGAAGTTGTTGGACAGGATACCGTGCATCTCGATACCCGCAGCCACCTCCGCGGTGTCCCAGATGTGAGCCTCCTCGATGGCCGTTCCCACCCGGTCGATGGCCGGGCTGGGCAGGTAGGCCGAAAGGGCCATACCGTATCCCTGCCGCTTGAGGCTTTCGGTGAAGACGGCCGAGCGGCGCAACATGAAGTCGCGCGGCAGGGGCGAACCGAGCGCGCCCGATGAGAGCGGCACGGGCACGGGCACCGACTCGCCGCGTGCGAGCGCCTCGCGCATCTCATGCGTCTCCAGATAGCGGGCTGCACCCAGGAAGGTCTGCTCGGCCCCGTCGCCGCCCAGGATCGAGCGCACTTCGGTGCCCGCCACGCGCGACAGCGCCGTCGTCACCAGCGAAGAGTTGTCGGAGAACGGCTCGTTGTAGGTCCAGATCAGGTCGTCGAGCGTGTCTATGAGCTCTTCGCCCATGATATGCGTGGAGTGGCGTACGCCGTAGAGTTCCGCATGGCGGCGCGCGTCTTCGGTTTCGTCGAACCGGTCGATGCCGAAGCCTGCACAGAAAGTCCGGATGGGCGTGCCCGACACCTCGGCGAGGCGTGCCACGATGGCGGTCGAATCGACGCCGCCCGACAGGAAGGCGCCGACGGGGCGATCGGAGATGGAGTTGTATCTCAAGGCCTCGTCGAGGCCCGCGATCGCCGCGTCGCACGCGTCTTCGGGCGTTGGCTGGGGGGCGGCGGGGTCGGGTTGCGCGCGTGTCCAGTAGACGTCGCGGTGCATGGAGCCGTCGGCCTCGAAGGTGGTGACGACGGCCGGGTGCAGCCGCTCGACGCCCGCAAAGCAGCTTTGCATATTAGGTGCGTAGCGGAAGGTGAAGAACGCATGGACGTTGCGCATGTCGGCATCGCGGCGGGTGCCGGGCCAGTTCAGGATCGCCTTCGCCTCCGTGGCGACGAGGACGCGGCCGTCACTGTCGCGGGTCATGAACAGCTGCCGTTCGCCAAAGCGGTCGCGCACGACGACCAAGCGGTTCGCCGTCATGTCGTGGATCACGAAGGTCGCGCCACCGCGCACCTTCCGGGCCAACGCCCGCGCGCCCCAGACGCGGTATCCCACGGCCGCGACCTCTGCGTCGCCATCGGTTCGGAAGGTCTGTCCGGCGGCGGACAGTTCGGCGCGCAGCTCCCGCCAGTTCAGGATTGTGCCATCGAGGATCGCGACCGCGCCGAGATCGTCGCGGACAGCCGGCTGGGGAGCCGTGCCTATGGTAGCGAGCCGCACGACGCCCAACGCGGTGCGGTCGTGGATATGCACCCCAACGCCGTCGGCGCCGCGGTGGCGCATGGCGTCCAGGGATGCCCGGATATGGCGCCGCGCGCCCGCGCTCGCGTCGTCGTCTCCGTGCCCCAAGGGATCTGGGCCGATAGTGGCGAAGAGCCCGCTCATGATGCCCGTTCCGTCGTGTCGATGGCGGCCAGCGGCGCCATCCTCTCGTAATGGGTCTCGATCTCGGAGATCACCGCGCCGATCGAGAAGGTCGCTCGGGCGGCGTCGCAGGCCTGCGACGCCATCCGGGACCGCAGGTCCGGTTGCTCCAGGATGGGGATGGCGGCCTGCGCGACGGCGGCGGCCACGTCGTCGTCGGACAGGCCCGCCACGTCCACTACGCGTCCCGTGACGCCGTCGACGACCGTGTCGGCCGCGCCGCCGACATCGACGGTCACCACCGGGACCCCGAGCGCCTGGGCTTCGATGATCGTGTTGGGCAGGCCCTCGCCCCAACCCGAGACGAAGACCAGAAGGTCGAGCGCGCGGAACCACGGCTCGGGGGGCATTTGCCGTCCCACGAACCGGATGCGCTCGTGCAGCCCCATATACCTGGCCTGCGATTCGATCTCGTCGCGCAACACTCCGTCACCCACCGCAAGCCCCACGACGTCGAGATCGCGCGGCAATCGGGACAGGACGTCGAGCCAGACATGCCACCGCTTCATCGGGTGCATGCGCGCCACGAGGCCCACAACCGGCCGTCCCGTCAGGTCGTGTTCGCGGCGGATGTCGCGGGGGTCGCGGGTTGCGGCGCGCCGGTCCATCGCGTCGAAGTCGTATCCGTTGAAGGCGACCTTCGCTGTTTCGCGCGGCAGGTCGAGCCAGCGCTCGAAGCTGCGCGCGCCGTCGTGGCTGTTACACAGCAACGTGACGTCAGGGCGCGGCAGGACCAGCCTGTAGAGGGCGCGGATCTCCGCGAGGCGTGGGATGTTGTGCTTGGACATCGTGCGCCGCCCACCGATAACTATGCGCGGCACCCCGGCGAGGACGCCCGCCACAGCCGCCAGAGCGCCGGCATCCTGCCAGCCGTGGACGGTGTGGGGGCGGGTCTCGACGAAGTCGACCAGCAGACCGACGATCGTCGAAGCCTGCGCGGGGGGCAGTACCGCCAGGGCGCGCGCGGTGGCTTCGAGATCGGGCATGCGGGCGAGCGCGGTGCGCACGTCCGATGCAGCGATGGCGTCCTCGA encodes the following:
- a CDS encoding metallophosphoesterase, giving the protein MFLRRLLRGRDARPPAFRDGTPVPDRCVYAVGDLHGRADLLELMLDRIAADVDEGRRADAALIFLGDYVDRGERAAAVVSRLRGLQRAEPGRVVALMGNHERMMLDFLEDPVQRGRRWLRHGGVQTLASYGVLGAAEDSGPAVLRRAAEALRAAMPAGEAAWLAALPALWRSGDLVCVHAGADPAAPPEAQPAETLIWGHPRFEAAPRGDGVWVVHGHTVVDAPRVERGRIAVDTGAWFSGRLAAARIDADGIAMIEATGG
- a CDS encoding UDP-glucose/GDP-mannose dehydrogenase family protein yields the protein MRIAMIGTGYVGLVSGVCFSDFGHEVVCVDTSEEKIARLRGGAVPIFEPGLEALMARNVEAGRLSFTTDLAAAVAGAEAVFIAVGTPTRRGDGHADLRFVEAAARAVAGALTGYAVVVTKSTVPVGTNRRVAAWMREAAPEAAFDVASNPEFLREGAAIDDFMRPDRVVVGVESERAAGVMQAIYRPLYLRDFPVMVTDLESAEMIKYAANAFLAAKITFVNEIAALCERAGADIKQVSRGIGLDGRIGNKFLHAGPGYGGSCFPKDTSALARIGQEHGVPMRITETVMAVNEATKHRMVEKLRDLLDGSFNGRAVAVLGVTFKPNTDDMRDAPSLTVVPALVGGGASVRVVDPQGRREGEALLPGATWHEDPYEAAAEADLVVILTEWNEFRALDLARIARAMRTPRLADLRNVYSPRDAEAAGFERAAFVGRKGIGEEA
- a CDS encoding integrase core domain-containing protein; this encodes MDRSRGREDRPYRAGPHWEDGNCGRSNACFRDERLDGEVFYSLRDSQLLVERWCCYYNTVRAHDALSCRPPATEGIVPVDRRLTKR
- a CDS encoding asparagine synthetase B; translation: MSGLFATIGPDPLGHGDDDASAGARRHIRASLDAMRHRGADGVGVHIHDRTALGVVRLATIGTAPQPAVRDDLGAVAILDGTILNWRELRAELSAAGQTFRTDGDAEVAAVGYRVWGARALARKVRGGATFVIHDMTANRLVVVRDRFGERQLFMTRDSDGRVLVATEAKAILNWPGTRRDADMRNVHAFFTFRYAPNMQSCFAGVERLHPAVVTTFEADGSMHRDVYWTRAQPDPAAPQPTPEDACDAAIAGLDEALRYNSISDRPVGAFLSGGVDSTAIVARLAEVSGTPIRTFCAGFGIDRFDETEDARRHAELYGVRHSTHIMGEELIDTLDDLIWTYNEPFSDNSSLVTTALSRVAGTEVRSILGGDGAEQTFLGAARYLETHEMREALARGESVPVPVPLSSGALGSPLPRDFMLRRSAVFTESLKRQGYGMALSAYLPSPAIDRVGTAIEEAHIWDTAEVAAGIEMHGILSNNFLVKVDVAAALGGTEARSPFIDHVYSDAMTSLGVEARLRGSDGRRGLKAMLKHALEPYLPANTLYGENRGFGVPIGEWMRTSRTRQLFEDVLRSQAFRERGLFRQSFVNALLREHLDEERNHTSRLWMILNMELWFQKFIDGPTTRRNA